The Erythrobacter aurantius genome includes a window with the following:
- a CDS encoding NAD(P) transhydrogenase subunit alpha, whose protein sequence is MDFISILSIFVLACFVGYYVVWSVTPALHTPLMAVTNAISSVIIVGALIAAAEANDPVAKYLGLFGVVLASVNIFGGFAVTERMLAMYKKKEK, encoded by the coding sequence ATGGACTTCATCTCAATCCTATCGATCTTCGTGCTGGCGTGTTTCGTCGGCTACTATGTGGTCTGGTCGGTTACTCCGGCGCTGCACACTCCGCTGATGGCGGTGACCAATGCGATCTCCTCTGTGATCATCGTCGGTGCTCTGATTGCGGCGGCTGAGGCCAACGATCCCGTCGCGAAATATCTCGGCCTGTTCGGCGTGGTGCTGGCGAGCGTCAACATCTTCGGCGGCTTTGCCGTGACCGAGCGCATGCTCGCGATGTACAAGAAGAAGGAGAAGTAA